Proteins encoded by one window of Chryseobacterium sp. POL2:
- a CDS encoding Arc family DNA-binding protein has product MSKKSFVLRMDEDTYKLIEKWAADEFRSVNGQIEFLIHQSLMNAGRKKKDPDKKTKA; this is encoded by the coding sequence ATGAGCAAAAAAAGTTTTGTATTAAGAATGGATGAAGATACTTATAAACTCATCGAAAAATGGGCTGCTGACGAGTTCCGAAGTGTGAATGGTCAAATCGAATTTTTGATTCATCAAAGTTTAATGAATGCTGGACGAAAGAAAAAAGATCCTGATAAAAAAACAAAAGCTTAG
- the mgtE gene encoding magnesium transporter, which yields MENTELIKNPADIAESLSGLPAKDRLLAFLKVPKTDKAEVFAHLDPDFQEETIRSIGSNEVAYILNEMTPDDRTQLFEDFPDELIKYSINLLNPQERRVALKLLGYHSDSIARLMTPYYIQIRKEWTVKRCFQQIKKVGAKVETMNYLFVVDEKNRLIDDITIGTLLLADEENLVSELCDNHFVAITTTTSKEDAVPYFEKYDRSAMPIVTEAGVLVGIVTIDDILDQIEQQNTEDIQKFGGLEALDLPYTQTPWTEMIKKRASWLIILFLSEMLTASAMGYFDKEIEKAVVLALFVPLIISSGGNSGSQAATLIIRAMALQELNLRDWWYVMKKEIISGLCLGLILGAIGFLRIMMWQELGLFDYGEYWMYVGLSVSVSLIAIVLWGTLSGSMIPFILKKLNLDPATSSAPFVATLVDVTGLIIYFTVAGLFLTGRLL from the coding sequence TTGGAAAACACGGAACTTATAAAAAACCCTGCTGATATTGCCGAATCTCTAAGTGGACTACCTGCTAAAGATAGGCTTTTAGCATTTTTGAAAGTTCCGAAAACGGATAAAGCCGAGGTTTTTGCACATCTTGATCCTGACTTTCAGGAAGAAACAATCCGCAGTATTGGTAGCAACGAGGTGGCATACATTCTTAATGAAATGACGCCCGATGACCGTACGCAATTGTTTGAGGACTTTCCAGATGAGCTCATCAAATATTCTATCAATCTACTTAATCCGCAAGAACGCCGTGTAGCCTTGAAACTTCTTGGTTACCATTCCGATTCTATTGCAAGATTGATGACGCCTTATTACATCCAAATTCGTAAAGAATGGACGGTGAAACGTTGTTTTCAACAGATAAAAAAAGTCGGTGCCAAAGTGGAAACCATGAATTATCTATTCGTGGTTGATGAAAAAAATAGATTGATAGACGACATTACCATCGGCACTCTTTTATTAGCTGATGAAGAAAATTTGGTTTCGGAATTGTGTGATAATCATTTCGTAGCCATTACAACGACGACTTCCAAAGAAGATGCCGTCCCTTATTTTGAAAAATATGATCGCAGTGCCATGCCAATTGTCACCGAAGCTGGCGTTTTGGTTGGTATTGTAACTATTGACGATATCCTTGACCAGATTGAGCAACAAAACACCGAAGACATTCAGAAATTTGGTGGTTTGGAAGCTTTGGATTTGCCTTATACACAAACACCTTGGACAGAAATGATTAAGAAAAGAGCCAGTTGGCTTATTATTCTTTTCCTTTCGGAAATGTTGACGGCAAGTGCGATGGGTTATTTTGATAAAGAGATTGAAAAAGCTGTTGTGCTGGCCTTATTTGTTCCTTTAATTATTTCGAGTGGCGGAAATTCGGGATCGCAAGCTGCAACTTTGATAATCCGCGCGATGGCTTTGCAAGAGCTTAATCTTCGCGATTGGTGGTATGTTATGAAAAAGGAAATTATCTCAGGGCTTTGTCTTGGTTTAATTTTAGGAGCTATTGGTTTTCTCAGAATTATGATGTGGCAAGAGCTAGGACTTTTCGACTATGGTGAATATTGGATGTATGTTGGGCTAAGTGTTTCTGTTAGCTTAATAGCCATCGTACTTTGGGGAACTTTATCAGGCTCTATGATTCCTTTTATTTTAAAGAAATTAAATCTTGACCCTGCAACATCTTCCGCTCCTTTTGTCGCAACACTAGTTGATGTAACAGGATTAATCATTTATTTTACCGTAGCGGGATTATTTTTAACGGGCAGACTTTTATAA
- a CDS encoding VOC family protein — MNLGAFSISLSVKHLETSKSFYENLGFEVFAGSLEQHYLIMKNGDCLIGLFEAMFNGNLLTFNPGWDQNAQNMENWDDVRTIAESLEQKGLNVNKQISTESGPGSLSIIDPDGNMILIDQHRS; from the coding sequence ATGAATTTAGGTGCATTTTCAATTAGTTTAAGTGTTAAACATCTTGAAACCTCCAAGTCTTTCTACGAAAACTTAGGTTTTGAAGTCTTTGCAGGTTCTTTGGAGCAACACTATCTCATCATGAAAAATGGGGATTGTCTTATCGGACTTTTCGAAGCTATGTTTAATGGAAATCTTTTGACCTTTAATCCGGGTTGGGATCAAAATGCGCAAAATATGGAAAACTGGGACGATGTGCGGACAATTGCTGAAAGTCTTGAGCAAAAAGGCCTGAACGTCAACAAACAAATCAGTACAGAATCTGGTCCAGGAAGTCTTAGTATTATCGATCCAGACGGCAATATGATTCTTATCGATCAACATCGTTCGTAA
- a CDS encoding CoA transferase subunit A: protein MINKTVKNVEEACHDIDDGVTIMLGGFGLCGIPENCIAELVKKNVKNLTCISNNAGVDDFGLGLLLHQKQIKKMISSYVGENSEFERQLLSGELEVDLIPQGTLATRCMAAGYGMPAIYTPAGVGTEVAEGKEVRNFNGKDYLLEYAFDADFAIVKAWKGDTAGNLIFRSTSRNFNPLMAMAGKTTIVEVEELVEAGALNPDEIHTPGIYVHRIFQGKNYEKRIEQRTVRKA, encoded by the coding sequence ATGATTAATAAAACTGTAAAAAACGTAGAAGAAGCCTGTCATGACATTGATGACGGCGTAACAATTATGCTAGGAGGTTTCGGTCTTTGTGGCATTCCGGAAAATTGCATCGCCGAATTGGTTAAAAAGAATGTCAAGAATTTGACGTGTATTTCCAACAATGCTGGTGTTGACGATTTCGGGCTTGGACTATTGCTTCACCAAAAACAAATCAAAAAGATGATTTCGTCCTATGTTGGCGAAAACTCTGAATTTGAGCGTCAATTACTAAGTGGCGAATTGGAAGTTGACCTTATCCCACAAGGGACCTTGGCAACGCGTTGTATGGCCGCTGGATATGGGATGCCAGCCATCTACACGCCAGCTGGTGTTGGCACCGAAGTCGCGGAAGGCAAAGAGGTACGTAATTTTAACGGAAAAGATTATTTGTTAGAATATGCTTTCGATGCAGATTTTGCAATCGTAAAAGCTTGGAAAGGCGACACAGCCGGGAATTTGATTTTCCGTTCTACCTCGCGTAATTTTAATCCACTCATGGCAATGGCTGGCAAAACAACGATTGTCGAAGTGGAAGAATTGGTTGAAGCGGGCGCCTTGAATCCTGACGAAATACACACGCCAGGAATCTATGTCCATCGTATTTTCCAAGGAAAAAATTACGAAAAAAGAATCGAGCAAAGAACCGTTCGTAAAGCTTAA
- a CDS encoding SPFH domain-containing protein — protein sequence MEKVLKPMSGYIALLISLVLFFGGIGLFIYSIDYNPFLTVIAVLAVLLSFFFMKGLMIIQPNHSRVLNFFGKYVGSVKDNGLFFINPLYSSQRMSLRSENLQGQTLKVNDKMGNPIEIGAVIVWKVGDTYKAAFDVERYLEYVKTQSEAAVRHLAVSFPYDNLEDENAPITLRGGGEDVNHILERELTERLAPAGIVVQEARISHLAYASEIAGAMLQRQQATAIVAARTKIVEGAVGMVDLALKKLSAENIVDLDDERKAAMVSNLMVVLCGEKAVQPILNAGTLYN from the coding sequence ATGGAAAAAGTTTTAAAACCCATGTCTGGTTACATTGCTTTATTAATAAGCCTTGTTTTATTTTTTGGAGGAATAGGATTGTTTATCTATTCTATCGATTATAATCCTTTTTTGACTGTTATTGCTGTTTTGGCGGTCTTATTGTCATTTTTCTTTATGAAAGGTTTAATGATTATTCAGCCCAATCATTCGCGCGTTCTTAATTTCTTTGGGAAATATGTTGGATCGGTAAAAGATAATGGATTATTCTTTATAAATCCCTTGTATTCATCGCAAAGGATGAGTCTTAGATCAGAAAACCTGCAAGGTCAAACGCTTAAAGTAAACGATAAAATGGGAAATCCTATCGAAATAGGTGCCGTTATCGTTTGGAAAGTCGGCGATACATACAAAGCTGCTTTCGATGTAGAACGCTATTTAGAATACGTTAAAACTCAAAGTGAAGCTGCAGTGCGACACTTGGCGGTAAGTTTTCCTTACGACAATTTAGAAGACGAAAATGCGCCAATTACATTGCGTGGCGGTGGTGAAGATGTTAACCATATTTTGGAAAGAGAATTAACAGAACGTCTGGCTCCAGCGGGAATTGTCGTTCAGGAAGCAAGAATTTCGCACTTAGCTTACGCATCAGAAATTGCTGGAGCAATGTTGCAAAGACAACAAGCCACGGCAATTGTCGCAGCAAGAACCAAAATCGTGGAAGGGGCTGTTGGCATGGTAGATTTGGCTTTGAAAAAGTTGTCCGCGGAAAATATCGTAGATTTGGATGACGAACGCAAAGCCGCGATGGTGTCCAACCTTATGGTGGTTTTGTGTGGCGAAAAAGCAGTACAACCTATTTTGAATGCCGGAACATTGTATAATTAA